One part of the Raphanus sativus cultivar WK10039 chromosome 7, ASM80110v3, whole genome shotgun sequence genome encodes these proteins:
- the LOC108817610 gene encoding uncharacterized protein LOC108817610 — MLSTTLSGNYGFPLCISGISQPLSLSKEMADHDKRRKVMKKKIRRSEGKGESMRHGAEEEMGVERFHDLLWLQEMGDSEDVRDLVALFQDLGSWSFSSHTAKAA, encoded by the exons atgctTTCGACAACTCTTAGTGGCAACTATGGCTTCCCCCTCTGCATCTCTGGGATCTCTCAGCCGTTATCTCTCTCCAAAGA AATGGCAGATCATGACAAGAGAAGgaaggtgatgaagaagaagataaggagATCGGAAGGTAAAGGTGAGTCCATGAGGCATGGTGCAGAAGAAGAAATGGGTGTGGAGAGATTCCATGATCTATTATGGCTCCAAGAGATGGGAGACAGTGAAGATGTTAGAGATCTAGTTGCTTTATTCCAAGATCTAGGGTCATGGAGCTTTTCTTCTCACACAGCTAAAGCTGCCTAA
- the LOC108817608 gene encoding elongation factor 1-alpha 1-like produces the protein MGKEKFHINIVVIGHVDSGKSTTTGHLIYKLGGIDKRVIERFEKEAAEMNKRSFKYAWVLDKLKAERERGITIDIALWKFETTKYYCTVIDAPGHRDFIKNMITGTSQADCAVLIIDSTTGGFEAGISKDGQTREHALLAFTLGVKQMICCCNKMDATTPKYSKARYDEIIKEVSSYLKKVGYNPDKIPFVPISGFEGDNMIERSTNLDWYKGPTLLEALDQINEPKRPSDKPLRLPLQDVYKIGGIGTVPVGRVETGLLKPGMVVTFAPSGLTTEVKSVEMHHESLVEALPGDNVGFNVKNVAVKDLKRGYVASNSKDDPAKGAANFTSQVIIMNHPGQIGNGYAPVLDCHTSHIAVKFSEILTKIDRRSGKEIEKEPKFLKNGDAGMVKMTPTKPMVVETFSEYPPLGRFAVRDMRQTVAVGVIKSVDKKDPTGAKVTKAAVKKGAK, from the exons ATGGGTAAAGAGAAGTTTCACATCAACATCGTGGTCATCGGCCATGTCGACTCTGGAAAATCGACCACCACCGGTCACTTGATCTACAAGCTCGGTGGTATCGACAAGCGTGTCATCGAGAGGTTCGAGAAGGAAGCTGCTGAGATGAACAAGAGGTCTTTCAAGTACGCGTGGGTGTTGGACAAACTTAAGGCCGAGCGTGAGCGTGGTATCACCATTGACATTGCTCTCTGGAAGTTCGAGACCACCAAGTACTACTGCACGGTCATTGATGCTCCTGGACATCGTGATTTCATCAAGAACATGATTACTGGTACCTCCCAGGCTGATTGTGCTGTCCTCATCATTGACTCCACCACTGGTGGTTTCGAGGCTGGTATCTCCAAGGATGGTCAGACCCGTGAGCATGCTCTTCTTGCTTTCACCCTTGGTGTCAAGCAAATGATTTGCTGTTGTAACAAG ATGGATGCTACTACCCCTAAGTACTCCAAGGCTAGGTACGATGAAATCATCAAGGAGGTGTCTTCCTACTTGAAGAAGGTTGGGTACAACCCTGACAAAATCCCATTCGTCCCCATCTCTGGATTCGAGGGTGACAACATGATTGAGAGGTCCACCAACCTTGACTGGTACAAGGGACCAACTCTCCTCGAGGCTCTTGACCAGATCAACGAGCCCAAGAGACCCTCTGACAAGCCCCTCCGTCTCCCACTTCAGGATGTCTACAAGATCGGTGGTATTGGAACGGTGCCAGTGGGACGTGTCGAGACTGGTCTGCTCAAGCCCGGTATGGTTGTCACCTTCGCTCCTTCAGGGTTGACCACTGAGGTTAAGTCCGTTGAGATGCACCACGAGTCTCTTGTGGAGGCACTTCCAGGTGACAACGTTGGATTCAATGTTAAGAATGTTGCTGTCAAGGATCTCAAGCGTGGGTATGTTGCATCCAACTCCAAGGATGACCCTGCTAAGGGAGCTGCCAACTTCACATCCCAGGTCATCATCATGAACCACCCTGGTCAGATCGGTAACGGATACGCCCCAGTTCTCGATTGCCACACGTCCCACATTGCAGTCAAGTTCTCTGAGATCTTGACCAAGATTGACAGGCGATCTGGTAAGGAGATCGAGAAGGAGCCCAAGTTTTTGAAGAATGGTGATGCTGGTATGGTTAAGATGACTCCGACCAAGCCCATGGTTGTCGAGACTTTCTCTGAGTACCCACCGTTGGGACGTTTCGCTGTTAGGGACATGAGGCAGACCGTTGCTGTTGGTGTCATCAAGAGTGTTGACAAGAAGGACCCAACCGGTGCCAAGGTCACCAAGGCCGCAGTGAAGAAGGGAGCCAAATGA
- the LOC108818372 gene encoding thiol protease aleurain, with product MTSVRTILPSVALLILIAVSTAESIGFDESNPIRMVSDRLREVEESVVEILGQTRHALSFARFTHRYGKRYENAEEMKLRFSIFKENLDLIRSTNKKGLSYKLGVNQFADMTWQEFQRTRLGAAQNCSAALKGTHKLTEAALPETKDWREDGIVSPVKDQGGCGSCWTFSTTGALEAAYHQAFGKGISLSEQQLVDCAGAFNNYGCNGGLPSQAFEYIKSNGGLDTEEAYPYTGEDGTCKYSAENVGVQVLDSVNITLGAEDELKHAVGLVRPVSIGFEVIHSFRLYKSGVYSDSHCGKTPMDVNHAVLAVGYGIEDGVPYWFIKNSWGADWGDKGYFKMEMGKNMCGIAACASYPVVA from the exons ATGACATCTGTGAGAACAATCCTACCATCGGTAGCTCTACTGATTCTCATCGCCGTATCTACCGCGGAGAGTATCGGATTCGACGAGTCAAACCCGATCCGTATGGTCTCCGACCGTCTACGAGAAGTAGAGGAATCCGTTGTCGAGATCTTAGGCCAAACCCGCCACGCTCTCTCCTTCGCTCGGTTCACTCACCGGTATGGGAAAAGGTACGAGAACGCGGAGGAGATGAAGCTCAGATTCTCGATATTCAAGGAGAATCTGGATTTGATCAGATCCACCAATAAGAAAGGCTTGTCTTACAAACTCGGTGTCAATC AGTTTGCTGATATGACGTGGCAAGAGTTTCAAAGGACCAGGCTTGGTGCCGCTCAAAACTGCTCTGCCGCTTTAAAGGGAACCCACAAACTCACGGAAGCAGCTCTTCCAGAAACC AAAGACTGGAGAGAAGATGGTATTGTTAGCCCAGTCAAAGACCAGGGAGGTTGTGGTTCTTGCTGGACATTCAG CACGACTGGAGCCCTTGAAGCAGCTTACCATCAAGCATTTGGAAAAGGAATATCTCTCTCTGAGCAACAGCTTGTGGATTGTGCCGGAGCTTTCAACAACTATGGCTGTAATGGTGGCCTTCCTTCCCAAGCCTTTGAATACATCAAATCCAACGGGGGCCTCGACACAGAGGAAGCTTATCCTTACACCGGTGAAGATGGAACCTGCAAATATTCAGCTGAAAACGTCGGTGTACAGGTCCTTGACTCTGTCAACATTACTCTG GGTGCTGAAGATGAACTGAAGCATGCGGTTGGATTGGTACGACCAGTAAGCATAGGATTCGAGGTTATACACTCGTTCCGGCTTTACAAGAGCGGAGTTTACAGTGATAGTCACTGCGGAAAGACTCCAATG GACGTGAACCATGCTGTTTTGGCGGTTGGTTATGGAATTGAAGACGGTGTTCCATATTGGTTTATCAAAAACTCATGGGGAGCAGATTGGGGTGACAAAGGTTACTTCAAGATGGAGATGGGGAAGAACATGTGTG GTATTGCGGCATGTGCATCGTACCCGGTTGTGGCCTAA
- the LOC108815089 gene encoding stress response protein NST1-like produces MKVCCFCFNEKKEIVILRVKFFNESIKQIAKEVASKFPGVTKVVEVEGECQLEVRGEFSISGLTKKLKKIDASVETNKIVSDGVTEPEIKIQPRDEGKRPIKIQKASKPLNDGASSSNGTASQNYGSLMWEQAKGVGAGAAEQAKAIGVGAAEKAKAIGAEAFNLLPNNMKWNYAKKNDRKENMAVVLHCEEEEMKEKKIRQEKEKEKKRIALAEEEMKQKKIKQEKEEERKKQALADEMKRQKKMKEEGKRRKQALAEEEEKQKKIKQEREDEKRRRQALENNSGGTSMVAGITGSLWNAVSTVTNASAQTLGDLHRSISTQTQRTGQPSTSTYTQRTTQPSTGSLWNTVSTATNASTQTLGDLHRSIYSTQTQRTGQPSTSTYTQRTRQPSTSTQNPFSTQRGNTTS; encoded by the exons atgaagGTTTGTTGTTTCTGTTTCAACGAAAAGAAG GAGATAGTTATACTCAgagttaaattttttaatgaaaGCATCAAACAGATAGCTAAGGAAGTTGCCAGCAAGTTTCCAG GAGTAACTAAGGTGGTAGAGGTTGAAGGAGAATGTCAGCTAGAGGTTAGGGGAGAATTTAGTATTTCTGGATTGACAAAGAAACTAAAGAAGATAGATGCATCTGTTGAGACAAACAAGATTGTATCTGATGGGGTAACGGAGCCAGAAATCAAGATTCAGCCGCGAGATGAAGGCAAACGAcctattaaaatacaaaaagcGAGTAAACCGCTCAATGATGGTGCCAGCAGCTCAAACGGGACAGCATCGCAAAATTATGGATCATTAATGTGGGAGCAGGCAAAAGGTGTCGGTGCTGGTGCTGCTGAGCAGGCGAAAGCTATAGGTGTCGGTGCGGCTGAGAAGGCAAAAGCTATCGGTGCGGAAGCGTTTAACCTTCTTCCTAACAATATGAAATGGAATTATGCAAAGAAGAACGATAGAAAAGAGAATATGGCAGTGGTACTAcattgtgaggaagaagaaatgaaagaaaagaagatcaggcaggagaaagagaaagagaagaagagaatagCTTTAgcggaagaagagatgaaacaAAAGAAGATCAAGCAggagaaagaggaagagaggaagaaACAAGCTTTAGCCGATGAAATGAAAAGACAAAAGAAGATGAAGGAAGAAGGAAAGAGAAGGAAACAAGCTTTAGCCGAAGAagaggaaaaacaaaagaagatcaAGCAGGAGAGGGAGGACGAGAAAAGGAGGAGACAAGCTTTAGAAAATAACTCAG GAGGAACCTCAATGGTGGCAGGAATCACAGGAAGTTTGTGGAACGCCGTATCCACAGTAACAAATGCTTCCGCGCAAACACTAGGAGACCTACATCGAAGCATATCCACGCAAACACAACGAACCGGACAGCCAAGTACATCAACGTACACACAACGAACTACGCAACCAAGTACAGGAAGTTTGTGGAACACCGTATCCACAGCAACAAATGCTTCCACGCAAACACTAGGAGACCTACATCGAAGCATATATTCCACGCAAACACAACGAACCGGACAGCCAAGTACATCAACGTACACACAACGAACTAGGCAACCAAGTACATCAACGCAAAATCCATTTTCAACACAAAGAGGAAACACGACCAGTTGA
- the LOC108814840 gene encoding adenylate kinase isoenzyme 6 homolog, translated as MLRTLFKPNGKSVLMAGANNGTRRLRPNLLITGTPGTGKSTTASALAEATNFRYICVGDLVKEKNLHDGWDDQFQCHVINEDLVCDELEDIMEGGGVIVDYHGCDFFPERWFDRVVVLRTENSVLYDRLTKRDYSGTKLSNNMECEIFQVLLEEARDSYKEEIVVALQSNTIEDISNNVASLTEWITTWQSRER; from the exons ATGCTTAGAACTCTGTTTAAGCCTAACGGAAAGAGCGTCCTCATGGCGGGAGCTAACAACGGGACGAGGCGCTTAAGGCCGAACCTACTGATCACGGGGACTCCTGGTACCGGTAAATCGACGACGGCTTCTGCTCTGGCGGAGGCCACGAACTTCCGGTATATCTGCGTCGGAGATCTCGTCAAAGAGAAGAACTTGCACGATGGTTGGGACGATCAGTTCCAGTGCCACGTCATCAACGAAGACCTG GTGTGTGATGAGCTAGAAGATATAATGGAAGGAGGAGGTGTGATTGTAGATTACCACGGATGTGACTTCTTCCCTGAGCGCTGGTTTGATCGTGTTGTCGTCCTTCGAACTGAAAACTCCGTTCTCTATGACCGTTTAACCAAGAG GGATTATTCTGGAACCAAGCTTAGTAACAACATGGAATGCGAGATCTTCCAAGTCCTGCTCGAAGAAGCAAGAGATAGTTACAAAGAGGAGATTGTCGTCGCGCTACAGAGTAACACAATCGAAGATATCTCTAACAATGTCGCAAGTTTGACTGAATGGATCACCACTTGGCAGTCACGAGAAAGGTGA
- the LOC108836205 gene encoding 3-hydroxyacyl-[acyl-carrier-protein] dehydratase, mitochondrial-like: MLAKTIFTRTILVSRCFASAASKTLKVGDVLREARVYSSEDVKSYAEVSHDWNPLHFDQELARKSGFENRLVHGMLVSSMFPRIISSHFPGAVYVSQSLHFRSPVHIGDEILGLVQATALRETKNKYIVKFSTRCIKNNTELVVLDGEATAILPSLHML, from the exons ATGCTGGCCAAGACAATTTTTACAAGAACCATCCTTGTTTCGAGGTGTTTCGCATCAGCTGCTTCAAAGACACTTAAAGTAGGAGATGTTTTAAGAGAAGCAAGAGTGTACTCAAGTGAAGATGTTAAGAGCTATGCTGAGGTGAGCCATGATTGGAATCCACTTCACTTCGATCAAGAACTCGCCCGAAAATCCGGATTTGAGAACCGCCTTGTCCATGGAATGCTCGTGTCTTCCATGTTTCCTCGTATTATCTCTTCCCATTTC CCTGGAGCAGTGTATGTATCTCAATCTCTGCATTTCCGGTCACCAGTTCACATAGGGGATGAAATTCTCGGTTTGGTACAAGCCACAGCTTTAAGAGAAACCAAGAACAAGTACAT TGTCAAATTCTCAACCAGATGCATCAAGAATAACACTGAACTGGTTGTCCTTGATGGTGAAGCTACTGCAATTTTACCAAGCCTCCATATGCTATAG
- the LOC108816626 gene encoding uncharacterized protein LOC108816626, with protein sequence MEKRGVPLRSIISHSLWITLVGILLFSLSTTRRHNFGYTKFFSICGTLLMTLPWIIQLLVTSSVILLHKSTCYNLMWIVRPPKSSEENHHPTNVVTISSSSSPSSPLPSGHVLKKDDAGEIEIRIVIPRSPQSTHLEIEGRNNSKLLPNGSPPVS encoded by the coding sequence ATGGAAAAGAGAGGTGTGCCTCTGAGATCAATCATCTCACATTCTCTCTGGATAACCTTAGTTGGAATCCTTCTCTTCAGTCTCTCAACCACGAGAAGACACAACTTTGGTTACACGAAATTCTTTTCGATATGCGGAACGTTACTCATGACTTTGCCTTGGATAATCCAACTTCTTGTAACCTCTTCTGTCATATTACTGCATAAGAGTACATGTTACAACCTCATGTGGATTGTCCGGCCGCCAAAATCATCTGAAGAGAATCATCATCCCACTAATGTCGTCactatctcttcttcttcttctccatcatctCCTCTCCCGTCTGGCCATGTTCTGAAGAAAGATGATGCTGGTGAGATCGAGATTAGGATTGTGATTCCAAGAAGTCCACAGTCAACTCATCTGGAGATTGAAGGAAGAAACAACTCCAAACTTCTACCAAATGGATCACCACCTGTTTCTTAA